The Halotia branconii CENA392 region GGTTATGCAGCAGCAGCAGCTACAGTGCTATTAGCATTTACTTTAGTATTAGTGTACTTCCAGTTACGCACTTGGGGCGAGGAGTAGGGGCAGCAGGGAGGCAGGGGAGCAGGGGAGGCAGGGGGGGCAGGGCAGGGCTGTTTCATTCCATAAGGCGAAGGGGGGATGATACTGGAACAGCACGAATTTGATAATTTCCTCGTGGTGAAGTTGGCTGCAACAAACCCGCATTTACCAATACCAGTAAAGTATTACTAGCAGCCTTTTTATATGTAGAGTCAGACCATGCAGCGACAGTTGAATTTTGGTCTCGCTTTCCTTCAAAGAAAGTTCGTAAATCAGCCAGTGTTACCATATAATCAAAACCTTTTAATTTGTCGAGCAGAACTTCGGCAATGAGTTCGCGCAGTAAGCGATGTTCTCGCAGAATCAGAAACAGTATAGTGAGCCGGCGAGTATCAGGATTGCCAGTTGCGATTAATTTAATGTACGCTTCTGGCACTTGATGAAGACGCTTGAGTATAGTTTGCAGCGCACGCTCACGAGATACTTGAGAGCGCAGTTGAAACAAATCTTCGACTAATACCCGTTGCCGAATATCTTTCTGGGTTAAACCCCAGTGCATCAGTTCAGCAACTTTCACAGTTTCAGTCAGAACAAAAGCATTGTTATCCCTCTTTTGTTGCCTTCGGCAGAGAATAATCTGAAACGCCTATTTTTACGTCTTTTCTCAACAAAAGGATGTAAATGATCAAGCCGGGATGCGATCGCCTACATTTGTGATGATATCTGAGACTCAGGCTAGGAATAATATTTTTCTCTCCTCGTAGTAACAAAAGAGGGATAAAGATAATGGTAGGTTGAAATTTTATTTCAAAAATCCTTACTCAGAACTAGGCATCTGTAGGTTTTTATAACAGTTTTATATTGAGGTGGGTTGAAAGATCGGAAGGTCGTCGGTTTAAAACTCATGGAGCCTATAATAATATTTAAGCTCATTATTTTTTGGAAACAATCAACAAATTTGGCAATGCGGACATTAATCTGTCAATGCGGACAAATAATTTGGCAAACGACAACAGAAAAGTATTGATTTAGTGTTCAAGCCAGCAGTCGGATTTGAACCGACGACCTTCCGATTACAAGTCGGATGCACTACCACTGTGCTATGCTGGCGCTTTGGTTATTAATTTCTAAATACTAACCAGTTTATAATTATATCACAGACTAGCTATTTGTCTACTCTTTGCAATATTTCCTCGATAATTCTAAATTCAAAATAAAAAACTTGCAAGTTCAAAACTCAAAAAGATTACCTCTGTATATGAAGTAATCTTTTTGACTAACGGCAGTAATTAAAATACTACCAAATTACATCCAAGTATTATTCTTCTTCCTCTAAGTTATCTTCGTCGTCGTCTTCTTCTTCATTAGATTTTGCTACGGAGTTAGCAGAAACTACAGCCCCCATATCTAGCTTTTGACGCACTAGTTCCTTAATTTGTTCAGCAAACTCAGGTTTTTCTTCCAGGTACTTGATAGCATTATCTCGTCCTTGAGAGATATTATCACCGTTATAGCTGTACCAAGCTCCTTTGCGAACAATCACGCTAGTTTCTTCTGCTAAGTCAACTAGACAACCTAAAGTAGAAACCCCTTTACCAAAAATAATGTCAAATTCTGCAATTCTAAAAGGCGGCGCTACTTTATTTTTGGCAACTTTGACTTTGACACGATTACCAAATTCATCTGTGCCTTTTTTCAAGGTTTGAATCCGGCGAATATCTAAGCGCACTGAAGCATAAAACTTCAATGCGTTACCACCAGTTGTAGTTTCTGGGCTACCGTAGGTAACACCAATTT contains the following coding sequences:
- a CDS encoding BrxA family protein, which encodes MILCRRQQKRDNNAFVLTETVKVAELMHWGLTQKDIRQRVLVEDLFQLRSQVSRERALQTILKRLHQVPEAYIKLIATGNPDTRRLTILFLILREHRLLRELIAEVLLDKLKGFDYMVTLADLRTFFEGKRDQNSTVAAWSDSTYKKAASNTLLVLVNAGLLQPTSPRGNYQIRAVPVSSPLRLME